A portion of the Punica granatum isolate Tunisia-2019 chromosome 7, ASM765513v2, whole genome shotgun sequence genome contains these proteins:
- the LOC116213611 gene encoding uncharacterized protein LOC116213611 — protein sequence MYQQLQNLQQGTRTVDEYTNEFFQLIVRNEVHETEDQLVATYIGGLRVQIQDTVNMFDPPSVSVAHQRALQVEKQSRRNSNFWNSPSIGSSSGASCPGGSGGDSSGVNRPRGGANRNTTNTNQPNRPTGTGMKCFECGGVGHGQSECRKTTGKKTFFVDMEGGEDEDVEEAEYPEFDSEEVVEEEVMIGDTGTALVIKRSCLTPKVVDDNWLRHNIFQSMCTILGKVCRFIIDAGSCENIVSAEVVKKLGLKAEKHPKPYKLAWLKKRGEVHVSERALVSFSIGLKYKDAMWCDVVAMDACHLLLGRPWQYDRRVIHEGRTNSYSFMFENVKIVLVPSRESERPTSMGGETKLLSLARFEEDVDESQLIYVLIGKEVVGEASIPTAVAPVVAEYVDVFPDELPDSLPPLRDIQHRIDLEPGATLPNRPHYKMRPGEHEELRRQVEELLARGHIRESLSPCAVPALLTPKKDGSWRMCVDSRAINRITVRYRFPISRLDDLLDQVNGATVFTKLDLKSGYHRIRIRHGDEWKTFLRHWLRLGVSVSNQSRTTYTSEVVKVRDLIGREMRRIVEELLEANGVSAVAIVEELVEVLECGE from the exons ATGTATCAGCAATTGCAGAATTTACAGCAAGGAACTCGAACGGTGGATGAATATACCAACGAGTTTTTCCAACTTATAGTCCGGAATGAGGTACACGAAACTGAAGATCAATTAGTGGCGACGTATATCGGAGGATTGCGGGTGCAGATTCAAGACACTGTCAATATGTTTGATCCACCCAGTGTCTCGGTAGCACATCAAAGGGCTCTACAAGTTGAAAAACAATCCCGACGCAACAGTAATTTCTGGAATTCCCCCAGTATAGGAAGCAGTAGTGGTGCGAGTTGTCCTGGTGGTAGTGGTGGTGACAGTAGTGGGGTGAATCGCCCTAGAGGAGGAGCTAACAGAAATACTACCAACACAAACCAGCCAAATAGACCAACAGGTACTGGGATGAAGTGTTTCGAATGTGGCGGGGTTGGTCACGGGCAGTCTGAGTGCAGAAAGACCACTGGCAAAAAGACATTCTTCGTTGACATGGAGGGGGGCGAAGATGAAGATGTGGAGGAAGCCGAATATCCTGAGTTTGATAGTGAGGAGGTCGTCGAAGAAGAAGTCATGATTGGAGACACAGGAACGGCATTGGTTATTAAGCGTTCATGCTTGACGCCTAAGGTTGTAGACGACAATTGGTTGAGGCATAATATTTTTCAGTCCATGTGCACTATTCTCGGTAAGGTGTGTCGTTTTATTATCGACGCTGGCAGCTGCGAGAATATTGTCTCTGCAGAGGTAGTGAAGAAATTGGGCCTCAAGGCAGAAAAACATCCTAAGCCTTATAAACTGGCTTGGTTGAAAAAGAGAGGCGAGGTTCATGTGTCAGAACGTGCATtggtttctttttccattGGCCTGAAATACAAAGATGCCATGTGGTGTGATGTGGTGGCAATGGATGCATGTCATTTACTGTTGGGTAGGCCGTGGCAATATGACCGTCGAGTGATTCATGAGGGGAGAACTAACTCATACAGTTTTATGTTTGAAAATGTGAAGATTGTGTTAGTGCCTAGCAGAGAGTCGGAGAGACCAACCTCTATGGGTGGAGAAACGAAGCTTTTGTCATTGGCGAGGTTCGAAGAAGATGTGGACGAATCGCAGTTAATTTATGTGCTAATCGGAAAAGAAGTGGTCGGTGAGGCGTCAATTCCAACTGCAGTCGCACCTGTAGTGGCTGAGTATGTGGATGTCTTTCCTGATGAGCTTCCCGATAGTTTGCCACCCTTGCGGGATATTCAGCACCGAATTGACTTGGAGCCAGGAGCGACACTGCCAAATAGACCCCACTACAAGATGAGACCTGGGGAACATGAGGAGTTGCGGAGGCAGGTTGAGGAGTTGCTGGCCAGGGGACATATCCGTGAAAGCTTGAGTCCTTGTGCAGTTCCAGCCTTACTTACACCCAAGAAGGATGGCTCGTGGCGCATGTGTGTGGATAGTCGAGCCATTAATAGAATTACGGTGCGATACAGATTTCCAATTTCTCGATTGGATGATTTGCTTGATCAAGTCAACGGTGCAACAGTGTTTACGAAGCTGGATTTGAAGAGTGGATACCATCGGATTCGCATAAGGCACGGCGACGAGTGGAAAAcattcctg AGACATTGGCTGAGATTAGGTGTTTCAGTCTCCAACCAGTCACGTACAACATATACCTCGGAGGTAGTTAAAGTGAGAGATCTGATCGGGAGGGAAATGAGACGGATTGTAGAAGAACTCCTTGAGGCGAATGGCGTAAGCGCCGTGGCCATCGTCGAGGAGCTCGTGGAGGTGCTTGAATGCGGTGAGTAA
- the LOC116213610 gene encoding F-box protein At5g49610-like, translating to MEQPRTRPRLASLSDFPPEVLSAIFCKLPIESILTCKCVCKPWNGLIEDRQFARQHLLGESERATQLLVQPYWPDQDDDDEVDHHLCLVDVDGRLSRRIPVDDFNVKRVDLMGTCHGLVAVASTMFLDLVLVCNPVNRETVRLPILWSKVVPYNHRVGLGYDSSIQKYKVLRTYAEGSVRSFESATVGTNELWRKIETPYEDLGTSRVSRPVFWNGAIHWKVKPRNRPLEAPWILAYDIINETFQRIHLPQIMKFELVVVRGSLIVIEHQKEKMRVYEVKGERVGEFEVIFVEEHDTHVTWNMYHYYNVIDRSEDKESYLLEITACYGESADMREHFTQFLPKLANYSYRDITGLPRNFTTTANYRPSLISPTGIN from the coding sequence ATGGAGCAACCTCGGACTCGGCCAAGACTCGCCAGTCTATCCGATTTCCCTCCGGAGGTGTTGTCCGCTATCTTCTGCAAGCTTCCAATCGAATCGATCCTCACCTGCAAATGTGTGTGCAAGCCATGGAATGGACTGATCGAAGATCGGCAATTCGCAAGACAGCATCTTCTTGGAGAGTCCGAGCGGGCGACCCAACTCTTGGTCCAGCCGTACTGGCCTGACCAggacgatgatgatgaagtGGACCACCATTTATGCCTGGTCGATGTCGACGGCCGACTGTCTCGAAGAATTCCGGTGGATGACTTCAATGTCAAGAGGGTGGATCTAATGGGGACGTGCCATGGGTTGGTCGCCGTGGCCAGCACTATGTTTCTTGACCTTGTACTCGTGTGCAATCCGGTGAATAGAGAGACCGTGAGACTGCCTATTCTCTGGAGCAAGGTCGTGCCGTACAACCACCGTGTCGGGCTCGGGTACGACTCATCCATACAGAAGTACAAGGTGCTACGGACGTACGCGGAAGGAAGTGTCAGATCATTCGAGTCCGCAACTGTAGGAACTAATGAACTCTGGAGAAAGATAGAGACGCCGTACGAGGACTTGGGGACGTCCCGGGTCTCCAGGCCAGTGTTCTGGAACGGGGCAATCCATTGGAAGGTCAAGCCGCGCAATCGGCCCCTCGAAGCGCCATGGATTCTGGCATATGATATCATCAACGAGACATTTCAAAGAATTCATTTGCCACAAATCATGAAATTTGAGTTGGTCGTTGTGAGAGGATCCTTAATTGTAATCGAGCACCAGAAGGAGAAAATGAGAGTATATGAGGTGAAAGGAGAACGTGTCGGGGAATTCGAGGTGATCTTCGTAGAGGAGCACGACACGCATGTCACGTGGAACATGTATCACTACTACAACGTTATCGACCGATCGGAAGACAAGGAAAGCTATCTGCTCGAAATAACAGCCTGCTACGGAGAGAGCGCCGACATGAGAGAACATTTCACCCAATTTCTCCCAAAATTGGCGAATTATTCTTACCGAGATATTACTGGGCTACCTCGGAATTTCACTACTACAGCCAACTATAGGCCCAGCTTAATTTCTCCTACCGggataaattaa